TACCTACCTGAACATCGACAAGCTGCTGGCCATCGCCAAGCGCGCTGGCGCCGATGCCGTGCACCCCGGCTACGGCTTTCTCTCCGAACGCGCCGACTTCGCCCGTGCCGTGCAAGGCGCCGGGCTGATCTGGATCGGCCCGAACCCGGACACCATCGACGTGCTCGGCGACAAGGTCGAGGCGCGCAAGCTCGCCCAGCAGGTCGGCGCGCCCCTGGTAGCCGGCACCCCCGGCCCGGTGCAGAGCGCCGCCGAGGTGCTGGCCTTTGCCGAGCAGCACGGTCTGCCCATCGCCATCAAGGCCGCATTCGGCGGTGGCGGGCGCGGCATGAAGGTCGCCTGGCGCATGGACGAAGTGGCCGAGCTGTACGCCTCAGCGGTGCGTGAAGCCGAGGCTGCCTTTGGCCGTGGTGAGTGCTTCGTCGAGCAGTTCCTCGACCGCCCACGGCATATCGAAGCGCAGGTGATCGCCGACACTCACGGCAAGGTGGTGGTGGTTGGCACCCGCGACTGCTCGCTGCAACGCCGCAACCAGAAGCTGGTGGAAGAAGCGCCAGCCCCCTTCATCACCGATGAGCAGCGCCAGCGCATTCACCAGTCCGCCCACGACATTTGCGCCAAGGCCGGCTATGTCGGCGCCGGCACCGTGGAATACCTGCTCAGCGCCGATGGCACCCTGTCGTTTCTGGAAGTGAACACCCGCCTGCAGGTCGAGCACCCGGTCACCGAGGAAACCGCTGGGGTCGATCTGGTGATTGAGCAACTGCGCGTCGCCGACGGACTGCCGCTCTCGTTCACTGAAACACCGACGCCGCGCGGCCACAGCTTCGAGTTCCGTATCAACGCCGAAGACGCCGGCAAGGGCTTCCTGCCCACCCCCGGCAAGATCAGCGAATTCCGCGCCCCGAGCGGCCCGGGCGTGCGCCTGGACAGCGGCGTGGAAAGCGGCTCCAGCGTGCCTGGCACCTTCGACTCGATGATGGCCAAGCTGATCGTCACCGGCGCCACCCGCGAACAGGCC
This region of Pseudomonas wenzhouensis genomic DNA includes:
- a CDS encoding acetyl/propionyl/methylcrotonyl-CoA carboxylase subunit alpha, which gives rise to MKKVLIANRGEIAVRIARACRDYGVASVAVYANADIDALHVRHADEAYALDGERPADTYLNIDKLLAIAKRAGADAVHPGYGFLSERADFARAVQGAGLIWIGPNPDTIDVLGDKVEARKLAQQVGAPLVAGTPGPVQSAAEVLAFAEQHGLPIAIKAAFGGGGRGMKVAWRMDEVAELYASAVREAEAAFGRGECFVEQFLDRPRHIEAQVIADTHGKVVVVGTRDCSLQRRNQKLVEEAPAPFITDEQRQRIHQSAHDICAKAGYVGAGTVEYLLSADGTLSFLEVNTRLQVEHPVTEETAGVDLVIEQLRVADGLPLSFTETPTPRGHSFEFRINAEDAGKGFLPTPGKISEFRAPSGPGVRLDSGVESGSSVPGTFDSMMAKLIVTGATREQAIVRARRALAEFQIDGIASVLPFHRAVMDHDDFTGHERFAVHTRWIETDFAEQITLAPRTLPAAGDTVLRTFIEIDGKRHELGLPSALLQGLAPLGGSAQATPLATAPDAEEGLISAPISGNLHAWLVEDGAQVNAGEVIAVMEAMKMETQVIAPTDGTLRIREQAGAYLDAGVALAKLEG